A stretch of the Alnus glutinosa chromosome 6, dhAlnGlut1.1, whole genome shotgun sequence genome encodes the following:
- the LOC133870288 gene encoding uncharacterized protein LOC133870288: MKWTEEHELTLVYELLDLATQGVRQSFKGHFANITANLNKRIVGDGVQYSQDQVSKKIGKLRENWKNFTDLLTGHVATGAGWNEVDNTVALDERQWEQLKTQYGTKKFYKFRKGAPANYSLLNNIFGGTTATGRYRHASTRSPPESSDSDEVACVDLNLTPAIIDLTEPQQPPPRTHKKKGKRVASPTNQSPHSSKRSSKGEAVMHDLNQEFYKIADHIERTLIKTETVGSVGNAGCSTGRGRDWLLDAVAIIKTLAVEFGLNAHQQRKACEAMSVNNYAKLFVAMEDACQRDWMMSFVRGDDD; this comes from the exons ATGAAATGGACCGAAGAGCATGAGTTAACACTAGTTTATGAACTGTTGGATCTGGCAACACAAGGTGTGCGACAGTCATTCAAGGGCCATTTCGCAAACATTACTGCTAATTTGAACAAACGTATTGTGGGAGATGGCGTCCAGTACAGTCAGGATCAGGTGTCGAAGAAGATaggaaaattgagagaaaattggAAGAACTTCACTGACCTCCTTACTGGCCACGTTGCGACCGGAGCGGGCTGGAACGAGGTGGACAACACGGTCGCTCTCGATGAGCGTCAATGGGAACAACTGAAAACA CAATACGGCACCaagaaattttacaaattcaGGAAGGGTGCGCCGGCGAACTACTCCCTATTGAACAACATCTTTGGAGGGACAACTGCAACTGGTCGGTATAGACATGCTAGCACACGTTCCCCCCCGGAAAGTTCGGACAGCGACGAGGTCGCATGCGTAGACCTGAACCTCACACCGGCCATAATCGACCTCACCGAACCCCAACAGCCTCCCCCACGGACTCACAAGAAGAAGGGTAAGCGGGTTGCGTCCCCGACAAACCAGTCGCCACACAGTAGTAAAAGGTCGTCGAAAGGAGAGGCGGTTATGCATGACCTCAATCAAGAATTCTACAAAATCGCAGATCACATTGAGCGTACACTGATCAAGACCGAGACCGTTGGATCTGTTGGAAATGCAGGTTGTAGCACCGGGCGTGGACGAGATTGGCTCCTTGATGCAGTTGCCATAATCAAGACATTGGCCGTTGAGTTTGGATTGAATGCGCATCAACAACGTAAGGCGTGTGAAGCCATGTCTGTCAACAATTACGCGAAGCTTTTCGTAGCAATGGAAGATGCGTGCCAGAGAGACTGGATGATGAGTTTTGTTCGGGGCGATGACGATTGA
- the LOC133870367 gene encoding uncharacterized protein LOC133870367 yields MSTTSDFSSGPPLCKCGVPARIRYSWTSSNPGKKWYGCLKYKKAGDCDFFVWADKEMSPYEKGLAKYLKEMEDKRVVDNDKFEAFIEGKCKQHYDKLRRDLELGQNDKVDAMIGKKCKKHYDKIRREFGLGQNTTWMMVKTALLVVILLLVFYVCGYSGTTNTKLMLK; encoded by the exons ATGTCTACAACTAGTGATTTCTCAAGTGGTCCTCCGTTATGTAAATGTGGAGTTCCTGCACGAATAAGGTACTCTTGGACCTCGAGCAACCCCGGTAAAAAGTGGTACGGATGTCTTAAATACAAG AAAGctggtgattgtgatttttttgtatggGCTGATAAGGAAATGTCACCTTACGAGAAGGGTTTGGCGAAATACCTGAAAGAAATGGAAGACAAAAGGGTTGTTGATAATGACAAATTTGAAGCATTTATTGAGGGAAAGTGCAAGCAACATTACGACAAACTGCGGCGGGACTTAGAATTGGGTCAAAATGACAAAGTTGATGCAATGAttggaaaaaaatgcaaaaagcaTTATGATAAAATACGGCGAGAGTTTGGGTTGGGTCAAAATACAACTTGGATGATGGTTAAAACTGCGTTGTTAGTAGTGATTTTgcttttagtattttatgtgtGTGGTTATAGTGGAACTACAAATACTAAGTTAATGTTAAAATAA
- the LOC133871247 gene encoding cinnamoyl-CoA reductase 1-like yields the protein MAAQKGSVCVTGAGGFVASWLVKLLLSKNYFVHATVRQPGDAKYAHLSNFENASENLRLLKADLLDYNSIHSAVEGCIGVFHVASPVPSTSTVPNPEVEVIEPAVKGTLNVLKASLEAKVKRVVVVSSSAAVFKNPSWPKDQVMDETCWSDKEYCRTTKNWYCLSKTEAESQALEFAKRNGLDVVTVCPTLVLGPILQPTVNASSLVLIRLLKEGYESVENKVRPIVDVRDVAEALILVYEKPEAEARYICTAHTTTEKGLVDMLKSIYPHYNYPKNFIEVQEEGVRLSSEKLQSLGWSYRPLKETLIDSVESYREARLLD from the exons ATGGCAGCTCAGAAGGGAAGCGTGTGTGTGACCGGTGCCGGAGGGTTCGTCGCCTCGTGGCTCGTCAAGCTTCTCCTCTCTAAGAACTATTTTGTCCACGCAACCGTTAGACAACCCG GAGATGCAAAGTATGCTCATTTGAGTAACTTTGAGAATGCATCGGAAAACCTGAGACTGTTGAAGGCAGACTTATTGGATTACAACTCTATACATTCAGCAGTTGAAGGGTGCATAGGAGTATTCCATGTTGCTAGTCCAGTTCCTTCAACTAGTACTGTACCAAACCCTGAG GTAGAGGTGATTGAACCTGCTGTAAAGGGCACGCTTAACGTGCTTAAAGCAAGCCTTGAAGCAAAAGTTAAGCGAGTTGTTGTTGTGTCCTCTTCGGCTGCTGTGTTCAAGAATCCATCATGGCCCAAAGATCAAGTGATGGACGAAACATGCTGGTCTGATAAGGAATACTGTAGGACTACTAAG AACTGGTATTGTCTTTCTAAAACAGAAGCAGAAAGTCAGGCACTGGAGTTTGCTAAAAGAAACGGGCTTGATGTAGTAACTGTATGCCCTACACTTGTTTTGGGGCCAATTCTGCAGCCTACAGTGAATGCAAGTAGCTTAGTTCTCATTAGACTTCTGAAAG AAGGGTATGAATCAGTAGAAAACAAGGTCCGACCGATCGTTGACGTACGTGATGTAGCTGAGGCACTGATCCTCGTATATGAGAAGCCTGAGGCTGAAGCAAGATACATATGCACAGCACACACTACCACGGAAAAGGGTCTGGTGGACATGCTTAAGAGTATATACCCCCACTATAACTATCCTAAGAA CTTTATCGAAGTGCAGGAAGAAGGTGTCAGGTTGAGTTCCGAGAAATTGCAAAGTTTAGGTTGGAGCTACCGGCCATTGAAGGAAACTCTCATTGATTCTGTCGAAAGTTATCGTGAGGCCAGGCTCTTGGATTGA
- the LOC133871723 gene encoding uncharacterized protein LOC133871723 has translation MDGPGTSSSNFDAVNRVDIMDDEPNLDNMDDDEDENDGPRYTQEVLEQLENAFHRLFSVLQELNYTMQHMDRVVRIPQRTSSLTGAMWIHWVLSNPNPNTCYERFRMFPPTFMKLCCTLKHNGYLGNSRYVKITEQVAAFCLIVAQAQSQRTVCDRLQRSTATISKYCHRVCKALCRLGKTIIQPCSTEIPHPYVASDTRYYPWFKYCIGAIDGTHLMARVTNHSDVPFRGKSSTPTQNVMCVTNLDLCFTFVCSGWEGSAHDARIFTETINDPTMNFPTPDEGYYYLVDSAYGCYKGFLPPYRNERYHLETFRRGRPQPRTDKELFNYRHSSLRSTVERTFGILKNRFPILENMPPYEVPDQRLLVIACCTIHNFIRKDCGDIDPLFRHALQQLYGEAWIDVSQRVNMPGETHVTPGLRPDQSRSSATYMGAYRNTMKNSMWEWNNVT, from the exons ATGGATGGCCCTGGTACATCGAGCTCGAACTTCGACGCTGTAAACAGGGTAGATATTATGGATGACGAACCCAATTTGGATAATATGGATGACGATGAAGATGAAAACGATGGGCCAAGGTACACACAAGAAGTCCTTGAACAGTTAGAGAACGCATTTCATAGACTGTTCAGTGTGCTTCAAGAATTGAATTATACGATGCAACACATGGACCGAGTTGTGCGCATTCCGCAACGCACGTCTTCCTTGACGGGTGCAATGTGGATCCATTGGGTTTTGAGCAATCCTAACCCGAATACATGCTATGAGCGCTTCAGAATGTTTCCCCCCACATTCATGAAACTATGTTGCACCTTAAAACATAATGGTTATCTCGGAAATAGCCGCTATGTTAAAATCACTGAGCAAGTAGCAGCCTTTTGCCTAATAGTTGCACAGGCACAGTCACAGAGGACGGTGTGTGACAGGCTGCAGCGATCAACTGCCACAATTAGCAAATATTGTCATCGCGTATGCAAGGCACTTTGCAGGTTGGGAAAGACAATCATACAACCTTGTAGCACCGAGATTCCTCATCCTTACGTCGCCAGTGATACTAGATACTACCCGTGGTTTAAG TATTGTATAGGTGCTATCGATGGCACGCATCTGATGGCACGTGTGACGAACCACAGTGACGTCCCTTTTCGAGGCAAAAGCTCAACTCCGACACAAAATGTTATGTGCGTGACGAACTTAGACCTTTGTTTCACGTTTGTCTGCAGTGGTTGGGAGGGTAGCGCACACGACGCAAGAATTTTCACTGAGACAATAAACGATCCAACCATGAACTTCCCAACGCCAGACGAAG GATACTATTATTTAGTGGATTCAGCTTATGGTTGCTACAAGGGGTTCTTACCTCCATATCGGAACGAAAGATATCACTTGGAAACCTTTCGCCGGGGCCGACCCCAACCCAGGACTGATAAAGAGTTGTTTAACTATCGGCATTCATCATTGCGATCGACGGTGGAGCGTACATTTGGGATTTTGAAGAATCGGTTCCCAATTTTGGAAAATATGCCCCCGTACGAGGTACCAGACCAACGATTACTGGTGATTGCGTGTTGTACTATACACAACTTCATCCGCAAGGACTGTGGGGATATTGATCCATTATTCAGACACGCTCTACAACAGCTATACGGCGAAGCTTGGATTGATGTATCACAGCGGGTTAATATGCCAGGTGAAACGCATGTAACACCTGGACTACGACCAGATCAATCACGGTCGAGTGCAACGTACATGGGGGCATATCGGAATACAATGAAAAATAGCATGTGGGAGTGGAACAATGTGACATAA